One region of Vicia villosa cultivar HV-30 ecotype Madison, WI unplaced genomic scaffold, Vvil1.0 ctg.000094F_1_1_2_unsc, whole genome shotgun sequence genomic DNA includes:
- the LOC131624001 gene encoding uncharacterized protein LOC131624001: MQGTCSRSEDLVLPISEPERSITISHRLRQTRTLVPNPTSEPVEESTMGEHPRPLKSYAIPSQAELHNSIVAPAIEVNNFELIPSLLSAVQQNQFSGNSTEDPNLHLLVFLQYADTVKANGVSSEAIRLRLFPFSLSDRARAWLQYLPANSVTTWNELKKFFLARYFPPSKTAMLRAQINGFRQKDNESLFEAWERYKDMLRLCPHHGLEQWLIIHTFYSGLLYNTRLAINAAAGGALMDKEYVNAYALIESTTQNHYQWGSKRAQSEKYSGEKSSKNNGMYEISSLDRVNAKVNALTQKIENLTVAPVAAVAAVSPNCEICGMSGHAAPECHLLAGVSTELVNYAQGNPYSNTYNPGWKNHPNFSYKNNISLYAPGQAPSVPPGYQKAPFAAPNVPRKSNLELMMENFIATQTQTNKDFLNQNVHTNEQIKQLETKVDALATHNKMLKTQISQVAQQQAPTSAPAGKFPGQPQPNPKGHTHAIILRSGREMDELTDPRLKNPAMFQSPGKTTEEESRPKDKPSNPKEKEDKEGETEEK; the protein is encoded by the coding sequence ATGCAAGGTACTTGCTCTCGAAGTGAAGACTTAGTGCTGCCAATTTCCGAACCAGAGCGTTCTATCACTATATCACATCGATTACGACAAACTCGCACTCTTGTTCCTAATCCtacttctgaaccagttgaagaaTCAACCATGGGAGAACATCCGCGTCCTCTGAAGTCGTATGCCATACCTTCGCAAGCTGAACTGCACAATAGCATTGTCGCCCCTGCTATTGAGGTGAACAATTTCGAGCTAATACCGTCTTTGTTGTCAGCTGTacaacaaaatcaattttctggaaattcgACGGAAGACCCTAATCTTCATTTGTTGGTATTCCTGCAATACGCAGACACTGTAAAAGCAAATGGTGTCAGTTCGGAAGCTATCCGActacgcctttttcctttttcactgAGCGATAGAGCTAGAGCTTGGCTCCAGTATTTACCCGCAAATTCTGTCACGACCTGGAATGAACTTAAGAAATTCTTCCTGGCACGATATTTTCCACCTAGTAAGACCGCCATGCTAAGAGCCCAAATCAATGGGTTTAGACAAAAAGACAACGAGTCCTTATTTGAAGCGTGGGAGAGATACAAGGACATGCTGAGACTCTGTCCACATCACGGATTAGAACAATGGTTAATTATCCATACCTTCTATAGTGGTCTTCTCTATAACACGAGACTGGCAATTAACGCCGCCGCTGGTGGCGCACTGATGGACAAAGAGTATGTCAATGCCTACGCACTTATCGAAAGTACGACTCAAAACCATTATCAATGGGGAAGCAAGAGAGCTCAGTCGGAGAAATATTCTGGAGAGAAATCTTCAAAGAATAATGGTATGTACGAGATAAGCAGCCTCGACCGCGTTAACGCCAAAGTCAATGCCCTAACTCAGAAGATCGAAAACCTCACTGTAGCACCTGTAGCCGCCGTGGCTGCTGTTTCCCCAAATTGCGAAATATGCGGGATGTCTGGACATGCTGCCCCCGAGTGCCATCTTTTGGCAGGAGTTTCCACTGAActagtaaactatgctcaaggaaacccttactcAAACACATATAACCCAGGATGGAAGAATCACCCTAACTTCTCGTATAAGAACAATATTTCCTTATACGCACCTGGTCAAGCACCCAGTGTACCACCTGGATATCAAAAGGCACCCTTCGCTGCTCCTAACGTCCCTAGGAAGTCTAACCTAGAATTAATGATGGAAAATTTCATAGCCACTCAAACTCAGACCAATAAGGATTTCCTAAACCAAAACGTGCACACTAATGAGCAAATCAAACAGTTAGAAACTAAAGTAGACGCGTTGGCCACTCACAACAAGATGCTTAAAACACAAATCTCTCAAGTGgcacaacaacaagcacctacttcCGCACCTGCTGGGAAATTTCCTGGACAACCACAACCAAACCCAAAAGGACATACTCATGCTATTATTTTGCGAAGTGGTAGAGAGATGGATGAACTGACTGACCCTAGGCTTAAAAACCCTGCTATGTTCCAAAGCCCCGGTAAGACAACTGAGGAGGAAAGTAGACCCAAGGATAAACCAAGTAACCCGAAAGAGAAAGAGGACAAGGAAGGCGAGACGGAGGAAAAATAA
- the LOC131624002 gene encoding uncharacterized protein LOC131624002 gives MPPKQKDPGNFSIPCNIGKFVIDKSLCDLGGSISRMPLSICEKLNMGDLRPTKMSVQLADRPVKYPVGVLENIPVRIGQFYIPTGFIIMEIKEDVNTPIILGRPFLATAGAIIDVKKGKLTFEVGEEKVEFILTQFLQALTIEDTCYLVDVIDGCVREIGLSEESYSEVIKIPVPLIFEDYNWRPEY, from the coding sequence atgccaCCTAAGCAAAAAGACCCAGGAAATTTCTCCATACCTTGCAATATAGGAAAATTTGTCATAGACAAATCTTTGTGCGACTTAGGAGGTAGTATTAGCCGGATGCCTCTATCCATTTGCGAGAAACTTAACATGGGAGACCTAAGACCAACCAAGATGTCAGTACAACTTGCAGACCGACCTGTTAAGTATCCTGTAGGTGTTCTTGAAAACATACCCGTCCGCATCGGACAATTCTACATTCCTACGGGTTTCATAATTATGGAAATAAAGGAAGACGTCAATACCCCTATAATCTTAGGAAGACCCTTTCTAGCTACCGCTGGAGCTATCATAGACGTGAAGAAAGGCAAGTTGACATTCGAAGTAGGAGAGGAGAAGGTCGAGTTTATTTTAACACAATTCCTTCAAGCCCTAACTATAGAAGATACATGCTATCTGGTGGACGTTATTGATGGATGTGTAAGAGAGATAGGATTATCGGAAGAATCTTACTCTGAAGTTATAAAGATTCCGGTGCCCCTGATTTTCGAAGATTACAATTGGCGTCCGGAATATTGA